A window of the Dioscorea cayenensis subsp. rotundata cultivar TDr96_F1 chromosome 14, TDr96_F1_v2_PseudoChromosome.rev07_lg8_w22 25.fasta, whole genome shotgun sequence genome harbors these coding sequences:
- the LOC120275940 gene encoding E3 ubiquitin-protein ligase ATL4-like produces MSSYCYHIVLPKPLFLFVRTVDTIWVSICKFLFILGLTSSSPNHSLLAPSWDHVYLIPSTDLTPSSSSSSSSCLSSISILSHLPIVSFSSHKEHQEEGEEEDNLCAVCLVGLEASDQVRELGNCNHVFHKDCIDKWVENGHQTCPLCRSELLSHGNNITDGFGFAKSPLLARLLRRL; encoded by the coding sequence ATGAGTTCATACTGCTACCACATAGTTCTGCCAAaacctctctttctttttgtgagAACAGTTGACACCATCTGGGTCTCCATCTGTAAATTTCTCTTCATTCTTGGCCtcacttcatcttctccaaatcattctcTTCTTGCACCTTCTTGGGATCATGTTTATCTCATCCCTTCTACAGACCTcacaccttcttcttcttcttcttcttcttcttgtttatccTCCATTTCCATCCTCTCTCATCTCCCTATTGTTTCATTTTCAAGTCACAAAGAACatcaagaagaaggagaagaagaggacaATTTGTGTGCTGTTTGTCTTGTTGGATTAGAGGCAAGTGACCAAGTTAGAGAGCTGGGGAACTGCAACCATGTCTTCCACAAGGACTGCATAGATAAGTGGGTGGAAAATGGCCATCAGACTTGTCCTTTGTGTAGATCTGAGCTCCTCTCACATGGCAACAACATTACTGATGGTTTTGGTTTTGCTAAGAGTCCTTTACTTGCCAGGCTTCTCAGAAGACTCTAA